In Gossypium arboreum isolate Shixiya-1 chromosome 5, ASM2569848v2, whole genome shotgun sequence, a single genomic region encodes these proteins:
- the LOC108450402 gene encoding uncharacterized protein LOC108450402 has product MAAQAAATTFNGNLKKALAGLRRINLEGLRWRVFDAKGQVLGRLASQISTVIQGKDKPTYAPNRDDGDMCIVINAKDVCVTGRKLTDKVYYWHTGYVGHLKERSLKDQMAKDPTEVIRKAVLRMLPRNKLRDDRDRKLRIFADSEHPFGDRPLEPYMMPPRKVREMRPRIRRALIRAQKKAEEQEQGGSQRKGRKREAKTEVAA; this is encoded by the exons ATGGCAGCCCAAGCAGCAGCAACCACTTTCAATGGGAACTTAAAG AAAGCACTTGCTGGTCTGAGGCGAATTAATCTGGAAGGTCTGAGATGGAGAGTTTTCGATGCTAAAGGCCAG GTTCTCGGAAGATTAGCATCTCAAATTTCTACTGTTATTCAAGGAAAGGACAAGCCTACTTACGCTCCAAATCGTGATGATGGGGATATGTGCATTGTGATCAATGCCAAGGATGTATGTGTTACAGGGAGAAAACTTACAGACAAGGTTTATTACTGGCATACAGG CTATGTCGGCCACCTCAAAGAAAGAAGTTTAAAGGACCAGATGGCAAAGGATCCTACAGAAGTCATACGTAAAGCTGTTCTGCGTATGCTTCCTAGAAACAAACTGCGTGAT GATAGAGATCGAAAATTGAGGATATTTGCTGATAGTGAACACCCCTTTGGTGATAGGCCCCTTGAACCATACATGATGCCTCCCCGAAAAGTGCGAGAAATGAGGCCTCGTATACGAAGAGCTTTGATTCGAGCTCAAAAGAAGGCTGAGGAGCAAGAACAAGGTGGTAGCCAAAGAAAAGGCAGAAAGAGGGAGGCCAAAACAGAAGTGGCAGCATGA